A stretch of Imperialibacter roseus DNA encodes these proteins:
- a CDS encoding YciI family protein: MRRYLIMILFCTSVFSVAAQGVQKDADGFEYFEMQEGDTTDIMKKYFFVMLNSGPTRSQTKEEAAAIQEKHLAHINWMASNGYVNLAGPVESEDEFRGILVFNVTSLEEVKKLVAMDPAVKAGWLVMKIYPWWCVKGGMLR, from the coding sequence ATGAGACGATACCTGATCATGATCCTCTTCTGCACCTCTGTATTTAGTGTCGCTGCTCAGGGTGTGCAAAAAGATGCCGATGGCTTTGAGTACTTTGAAATGCAGGAAGGAGATACAACGGACATCATGAAAAAGTATTTTTTTGTGATGCTCAATAGCGGCCCAACCAGAAGCCAGACGAAGGAAGAAGCGGCGGCCATTCAGGAGAAGCACCTGGCGCATATCAACTGGATGGCAAGCAATGGCTATGTAAACCTGGCTGGGCCAGTTGAGTCCGAAGATGAATTCAGGGGGATTTTGGTCTTCAACGTAACCTCTTTGGAGGAGGTGAAAAAGCTGGTGGCGATGGATCCGGCCGTAAAAGCAGGCTGGCTGGTCATGAAGATATATCCCTGGTGGTGCGTTAAAGGAGGGATGTTGCGCTAA
- a CDS encoding YoaK family protein, giving the protein MFRHQGKSRTLKHNLQIATVLSFVAGIVNVTGFLALQQLTTNVTGHFALFIYDVSNLEFWRGTVYFLYIFSFFFGSFLSSFLIELFRENKKWNVYVLPTTIESLVLLSIGLLSNVVDITYPDVIACLLLFAMGLQNSYVTKISNTIVRTTHLTGLFTDLGIEISQLLFPKSHPNRVKLKSTIKLRIYIISFFFAGGLAGGFFYSKIDLKLNTLVFAAVVLLLSLLFDDFRYSLIRAKRKYRQK; this is encoded by the coding sequence ATGTTCAGGCATCAAGGTAAAAGCAGGACACTGAAGCATAACCTGCAAATTGCCACCGTACTTTCCTTTGTAGCTGGCATTGTGAACGTAACTGGTTTTTTGGCTCTCCAACAGTTAACTACAAATGTAACCGGCCACTTCGCACTGTTTATCTACGACGTGTCAAATCTGGAGTTTTGGAGAGGGACGGTGTATTTCCTTTACATTTTCTCTTTCTTCTTTGGCTCCTTCTTGTCAAGCTTTCTTATTGAGCTCTTCCGGGAAAATAAAAAATGGAACGTTTACGTTTTGCCCACAACAATTGAGTCTCTGGTTTTGCTCTCTATAGGTCTGCTGAGCAATGTGGTGGACATCACTTATCCTGATGTCATCGCCTGTTTACTCCTTTTTGCCATGGGGCTTCAGAATTCTTATGTGACAAAAATTTCCAACACAATCGTAAGAACCACTCACCTTACAGGGCTCTTCACCGACTTGGGTATTGAAATTTCGCAGCTACTCTTCCCTAAATCGCATCCGAACAGGGTAAAACTCAAATCGACCATCAAACTGCGCATATACATTATTTCATTCTTTTTTGCCGGAGGACTTGCCGGCGGTTTTTTCTATTCTAAAATCGACCTGAAATTAAATACGCTGGTATTTGCTGCCGTAGTTTTATTGCTAAGCTTGCTATTCGACGATTTTCGATACAGTTTGATCAGGGCTAAGAGAAAATATCGCCAAAAATGA
- a CDS encoding DUF2264 domain-containing protein codes for MERRNFIKNAAGVGALGLMTPASLSAFPNGAEVAAEDDRTYWVNMLVKIADPVLTNLAAGTLKKNMPVECKEGQETSRRQVTYLEAFGRLLSGMAPWLASTSLTGKEEDLRKKYADLSRTAIGKAVDPGSPDFMNFTEHAQPLVDAAFLAHALIRAPKELWESLDSATKLNLKNAFVSSRVIRPYHSNWILFSAMVEAALAKFYNEGDAVRIELAVRQMESWYKGDGVFGDGEDFHWDYYNSYVIQPFLLDITATMIPFDKRNDQYFQKAFDKFLKIGQRYAAIQERLIMSDGSFPPIGRSLPYRIGAFQLLAQITLMEKLSEGISPASIRSALTTSMKKIMGAEGTFDKNGWLTIGFCGHQPAIAEGYISTGSLYLCSMAYLPLGLAPDNSFWAAPAADWTSKKIWNGVDVPADHAMSL; via the coding sequence ATGGAAAGAAGAAACTTCATAAAAAATGCCGCTGGCGTTGGCGCACTTGGCTTAATGACACCAGCTTCTCTATCTGCCTTCCCCAACGGCGCAGAAGTAGCCGCTGAAGACGACAGAACTTATTGGGTAAACATGCTTGTCAAAATAGCAGATCCTGTGCTGACTAACCTGGCAGCGGGCACGCTGAAAAAGAACATGCCAGTGGAGTGCAAAGAAGGACAGGAAACCTCTAGAAGGCAGGTCACCTACCTTGAAGCCTTCGGGAGGCTGCTTTCTGGAATGGCTCCCTGGCTGGCATCAACGAGCCTAACAGGCAAGGAAGAGGATCTGCGAAAAAAATATGCTGACCTTTCAAGAACAGCCATCGGCAAAGCGGTAGATCCTGGCTCTCCTGATTTTATGAATTTCACGGAGCATGCCCAGCCCCTGGTAGATGCCGCCTTCCTGGCCCACGCATTGATTCGTGCCCCAAAAGAGCTTTGGGAATCCCTCGATAGCGCCACAAAACTTAATCTGAAAAACGCATTTGTCTCCAGCAGAGTGATCAGGCCCTACCACAGCAACTGGATTCTTTTCAGCGCCATGGTGGAAGCCGCCCTGGCCAAATTCTACAATGAAGGCGACGCTGTAAGAATAGAGCTCGCAGTTAGGCAAATGGAAAGCTGGTACAAAGGCGACGGTGTTTTTGGAGATGGCGAGGATTTCCACTGGGACTATTACAACAGCTACGTCATCCAGCCTTTTCTTTTGGATATCACCGCCACAATGATCCCCTTCGACAAACGCAACGATCAGTACTTTCAAAAGGCATTTGACAAGTTCCTGAAAATCGGGCAGCGTTATGCCGCCATTCAGGAGCGATTGATTATGTCTGATGGTTCCTTCCCGCCAATTGGCCGCTCGCTACCCTACCGAATCGGTGCCTTTCAGTTGCTGGCGCAAATAACACTAATGGAAAAGCTTAGCGAGGGTATATCACCGGCCAGCATCCGGTCGGCGCTTACCACTTCCATGAAAAAAATAATGGGGGCAGAAGGCACATTTGATAAAAATGGCTGGCTCACTATTGGGTTCTGCGGGCACCAGCCTGCGATTGCCGAAGGATACATCTCCACCGGCAGCCTTTATCTTTGCTCCATGGCTTACCTCCCACTCGGATTAGCACCTGATAACAGCTTTTGGGCTGCACCAGCAGCAGACTGGACTTCCAAAAAGATATGGAATGGTGTAGATGTGCCCGCCGACCATGCGATGTCATTGTAG
- a CDS encoding ArsR/SmtB family transcription factor, with protein sequence MQRDVFAAIADPTRREIITMLASQPLNLNTVADKFDISRPAVAKHLKLLKECGLIDIEKRGRESFCSARLDGLKEVTDWTAKMRAFWTQKLDALEMFLENGQNTKQDKNYE encoded by the coding sequence ATGCAAAGAGACGTATTCGCAGCCATAGCCGACCCCACAAGGCGAGAGATCATTACGATGCTGGCCAGCCAGCCTCTGAATCTTAACACTGTGGCCGACAAGTTCGACATCAGCAGGCCAGCGGTGGCCAAGCATTTAAAGTTACTGAAAGAGTGTGGACTGATCGATATTGAAAAAAGAGGCAGGGAGAGCTTTTGCAGCGCCAGGCTCGATGGATTGAAGGAGGTAACAGACTGGACAGCAAAGATGAGGGCCTTCTGGACGCAGAAGTTGGATGCACTTGAGATGTTTCTGGAGAATGGCCAAAATACAAAACAAGACAAAAATTATGAGTGA
- a CDS encoding SRPBCC family protein codes for MEKTPFTIEKIYNAPAKKVWEAITDKDKMKVWYFDLAEFKAEVGFEFRFKGGPPEKQYLHICEVTEVIKEKKLAHSWRYDGEPGISYVTWELFDQGNSTLVRLTHANLESFNSGNPDLVPENFAAGWTDIVGRSLREYLEGK; via the coding sequence ATGGAAAAGACTCCATTTACCATCGAAAAAATATACAACGCACCCGCTAAAAAAGTGTGGGAAGCCATTACCGACAAAGACAAAATGAAGGTTTGGTACTTTGATCTGGCTGAGTTCAAAGCTGAGGTGGGTTTTGAGTTCCGGTTTAAAGGCGGCCCACCGGAAAAACAGTACCTGCACATTTGCGAGGTGACGGAAGTGATTAAGGAGAAAAAACTAGCCCACAGCTGGCGCTACGACGGAGAGCCAGGCATCTCTTACGTGACCTGGGAGCTGTTTGACCAGGGGAACTCCACGTTGGTGCGACTTACTCACGCCAACCTGGAAAGCTTCAATAGCGGCAATCCGGATTTGGTACCTGAAAACTTCGCCGCCGGATGGACGGATATTGTGGGAAGGAGCTTGAGAGAGTACCTGGAGGGGAAATAA
- a CDS encoding DUF1593 domain-containing protein: protein MKNFLAPFFLILSTSLLFSQPVQKHRVVILSDIEAEPDDIESFARLVLYSNVIDIKGMVATTSIWKKTSVAPESIRKVIRAYGKVQPNLLKHEAGFPEAEDLLAIVKQGLPVYGMLGVGDGKDSEGSDWIIKVLEEKDDRPLWVTAWGGVNTLAQALHKIQKTKSPAEAKRLVAKLRVYTISDQDDSGIWIRNSFPSLFYIVSPGDHYGSATWSAINSVIKGIDNEKISNPWIVQNIQQGHGPVGVEYPDVAWGMEGDTPSFLGLIPNGLNEPEHPEWGGWGGRYELYKPDIATLRQGSSGVPFEPETRPIWTDTKDNYTPYVPSLYGRTVRRDTVSFNNNKATLFRWRDDFQNDFAARMDWCTMSYEEANHPPTPVLEHADRLTVKSGEGFSLDAFSSTDPDGDNLSFLWFHYPEAGSHKKQIDISAENVHGVYVKAPVVDKEETLHFILKLSDKGSPVLTRYKRVIVTVVPK, encoded by the coding sequence ATGAAGAATTTTCTTGCTCCCTTTTTTTTGATACTTAGCACCAGCCTCCTGTTCAGTCAGCCAGTGCAAAAACATCGGGTAGTTATCCTGTCCGATATAGAGGCAGAACCCGATGATATTGAATCTTTCGCCCGACTGGTGTTGTACTCGAATGTGATAGACATAAAGGGAATGGTAGCCACCACCTCCATCTGGAAGAAAACAAGTGTGGCCCCGGAGTCAATTCGGAAAGTGATCAGGGCCTACGGCAAGGTTCAGCCTAACCTTTTGAAGCACGAAGCTGGTTTTCCGGAAGCCGAAGATTTGCTGGCGATAGTGAAGCAAGGGCTGCCGGTATATGGCATGTTGGGAGTGGGCGATGGAAAGGACTCAGAAGGGTCAGATTGGATTATCAAAGTGCTTGAGGAAAAGGACGACCGCCCTTTGTGGGTAACAGCCTGGGGGGGCGTGAACACACTGGCCCAGGCCCTGCACAAGATACAGAAAACCAAGTCGCCCGCAGAAGCAAAGCGACTCGTCGCCAAGCTGCGGGTTTATACGATATCGGACCAGGATGACAGCGGCATTTGGATCAGGAATAGCTTCCCCAGCCTGTTTTACATTGTTAGTCCTGGCGACCACTACGGCAGCGCCACGTGGAGTGCCATCAACAGCGTGATTAAAGGCATAGACAATGAAAAAATAAGCAACCCGTGGATAGTGCAGAACATTCAGCAAGGCCATGGTCCTGTGGGCGTGGAATACCCGGACGTGGCCTGGGGCATGGAAGGCGATACGCCATCGTTCCTGGGTTTGATACCTAACGGGCTCAATGAGCCGGAGCATCCGGAATGGGGTGGCTGGGGTGGCCGCTACGAGCTCTACAAGCCAGATATCGCTACACTAAGGCAGGGAAGCTCAGGCGTTCCGTTTGAGCCTGAAACCAGACCGATATGGACGGATACAAAGGATAATTATACGCCGTATGTGCCCAGTCTGTACGGACGCACCGTTCGCAGAGATACCGTTTCTTTCAATAACAACAAGGCCACGTTGTTTCGCTGGAGAGACGATTTTCAGAATGACTTTGCTGCCAGAATGGACTGGTGCACCATGTCGTATGAAGAAGCTAACCACCCGCCAACGCCTGTGCTGGAGCATGCTGATCGGCTGACGGTGAAGTCAGGAGAGGGCTTTTCGCTGGATGCCTTCAGCTCTACCGACCCTGATGGCGATAACCTCAGCTTTCTCTGGTTCCACTACCCCGAGGCAGGCAGCCATAAGAAGCAAATAGATATCTCTGCTGAAAACGTACATGGGGTGTATGTGAAGGCACCGGTTGTCGACAAGGAAGAAACACTACATTTCATCCTGAAACTGTCAGACAAGGGGAGCCCGGTATTGACCAGGTATAAAAGAGTGATTGTGACTGTTGTGCCAAAGTAG
- the ffh gene encoding signal recognition particle protein: protein MFDSLSVKLDRAIKTLKGQGKISEINVASTIKEIRRALVEADVNYKVAKEVTDGIKEKALGRDVLIAVSPGQLLTKIVHEELTSLMGGSQADINITGDPAVILISGLQGSGKTTFTGKLANRLKKQGRQVLLVACDIYRPAAIDQLKVLGEQVGVEVYAEPENKNALQIAQNGIAQAKKTGKKIVIVDTAGRLAVDDQMMAEIEGLKKSLKPTETLFVVDSMTGQDAVNTAKTFNERLNFDGVVLTKLDGDTRGGAALSIRAVVDKPIKFISTGEKMDAIDLFHPDRMAQRILGMGDVVSLVEKAQEAFDQQEADRINKKIRKNQFGFDDFLSQIDQIKKMGNIKDLMGMIPGMGKALKDVDVDDDSFKPIEAIIKSMTPKERENPDLINGSRRQRIAKGSGTSVQEVNNLMKQFEQMRKMMKTMNKMGGAKAALGNMMRR, encoded by the coding sequence ATGTTCGATAGTTTAAGTGTAAAGCTCGACAGAGCGATTAAGACCCTCAAAGGTCAGGGAAAAATATCAGAGATTAACGTTGCCAGCACGATCAAAGAAATCCGTCGTGCGCTGGTAGAAGCCGACGTAAACTATAAAGTAGCCAAAGAAGTAACTGACGGCATCAAAGAAAAGGCCCTTGGCCGTGATGTGCTTATTGCTGTTTCTCCGGGCCAGTTGCTGACCAAAATTGTGCACGAGGAGCTCACCAGCCTCATGGGCGGCTCTCAGGCCGATATCAACATCACTGGTGATCCGGCAGTGATTCTTATATCAGGTTTGCAGGGTTCTGGTAAGACGACCTTCACTGGCAAGCTAGCCAACAGATTGAAAAAACAAGGTCGCCAGGTACTGCTGGTGGCTTGCGATATTTATCGTCCTGCGGCAATCGACCAGTTGAAAGTGCTGGGCGAGCAGGTAGGCGTAGAGGTATATGCAGAGCCTGAAAACAAAAATGCTCTTCAGATTGCCCAGAATGGTATCGCACAAGCGAAGAAGACAGGCAAGAAAATAGTGATTGTCGATACGGCCGGTCGTTTGGCTGTCGATGACCAAATGATGGCGGAGATTGAAGGTCTGAAAAAATCGCTCAAGCCCACTGAAACGCTTTTCGTAGTCGACTCGATGACAGGTCAGGACGCTGTAAACACGGCCAAAACCTTCAACGAAAGACTCAACTTTGACGGCGTAGTGTTGACTAAGCTGGACGGTGACACACGTGGTGGTGCGGCACTGTCTATCAGGGCCGTGGTTGACAAGCCTATCAAGTTTATTTCCACGGGCGAGAAAATGGATGCCATCGACCTGTTCCACCCCGACAGGATGGCCCAGAGAATCTTGGGTATGGGTGACGTGGTTTCATTGGTAGAAAAGGCCCAGGAAGCCTTCGATCAACAGGAAGCCGACAGGATCAATAAAAAGATCCGCAAAAACCAATTTGGCTTTGATGACTTCCTTTCTCAAATCGATCAGATCAAAAAGATGGGTAACATCAAAGACCTGATGGGTATGATTCCAGGCATGGGAAAAGCCCTGAAGGATGTGGATGTCGATGATGATTCATTCAAACCTATTGAGGCGATCATTAAGTCGATGACACCTAAGGAGAGAGAAAATCCGGATCTCATCAACGGCAGCCGCCGTCAGCGCATTGCCAAGGGAAGTGGCACCAGCGTTCAGGAGGTGAACAACCTGATGAAGCAGTTTGAGCAAATGCGCAAGATGATGAAAACGATGAACAAAATGGGAGGAGCAAAAGCGGCGCTGGGCAACATGATGAGGCGCTAA
- a CDS encoding GxxExxY protein — translation MTTLHENDISRIIVNKLYEIHSQLGPGLFETVYETILHHELTADGLKVEKQIAIPVVWKGIKMDQGFRADLIVEDKVIVEIKSIESLADVHKKQLLTYLKLTGLKLGLLVNFNESLIKNGIIRIVNNL, via the coding sequence ATGACAACACTACACGAAAACGACATTTCCAGAATTATTGTAAATAAACTATATGAAATACACAGTCAGCTCGGTCCTGGATTATTCGAGACAGTATATGAGACCATTTTACATCATGAACTGACAGCTGACGGACTCAAAGTTGAAAAGCAGATAGCCATACCCGTGGTCTGGAAAGGTATAAAGATGGATCAAGGTTTTCGGGCAGACTTGATTGTTGAGGACAAAGTCATTGTGGAGATTAAATCCATTGAGTCGCTGGCTGACGTCCACAAAAAACAGCTTCTGACCTACCTAAAGCTCACCGGACTGAAATTAGGTCTGCTTGTCAACTTCAACGAGTCCTTAATAAAAAACGGCATTATAAGGATTGTCAATAACCTATAG
- a CDS encoding SRPBCC family protein — protein MSDLLNPGKLTNEPDGYKVVFEREFPFSSEAVWEAITNPDKLATWFMATEMEFKPGGKMVIRFPEPDNSESFGKITRIIQRKLFEYYWEEELVTWELQELGSERCLLTLTHSKVDGQWAKSVPAGWHFMLDTLEKTLEGDQATPNIPDKQDSLKAQYAEMYNHL, from the coding sequence ATGAGTGACCTGCTAAACCCCGGAAAACTCACCAATGAACCCGATGGGTACAAAGTGGTATTCGAACGAGAGTTTCCGTTTAGTTCCGAAGCTGTTTGGGAGGCAATTACAAATCCCGACAAGCTGGCGACATGGTTCATGGCAACAGAAATGGAATTCAAACCAGGTGGCAAAATGGTCATCCGCTTTCCTGAACCTGACAATTCAGAATCATTTGGAAAAATAACCAGGATCATCCAGAGGAAGCTGTTTGAGTACTACTGGGAAGAGGAGCTTGTTACCTGGGAGCTTCAGGAGCTGGGTTCCGAACGATGTCTTCTTACACTTACGCATAGTAAAGTGGATGGGCAATGGGCAAAGTCCGTTCCGGCGGGCTGGCACTTTATGCTCGATACACTGGAGAAAACGCTGGAAGGCGACCAGGCAACACCAAACATACCAGACAAACAAGACAGCTTGAAGGCGCAGTACGCCGAAATGTATAATCATCTATAA
- a CDS encoding pyruvate dehydrogenase complex E1 component subunit beta produces MREIQFREALREAMNEEMRKDPKIFLMGEEVAEYNGAYKVSQGMLDEFGPERVIDTPIAELGFGGLGVGAAMNGLRPIIEFMTFNFSLVAIDQIINGAAKMMSMSGGQFNVPIVFRGPTGNAGQLSSQHSQNFENWFANTPGLKVVVPSNPYDAKGLLKSSIRDDDPVIFMESELMYGDKGEVPESEYLIPLGTAKVVREGNDVTIVSFGKMMKVAFEAADALQQEGVSAEVIDLMSVRPIDYDTVVNSVKKTNRLVIVEEAWPLASIASEITYHIQRYAFDYLDAPVRRVTNLDVPLPYAPTLIEFILPNAKKTIDAVNAVMYR; encoded by the coding sequence ATGAGAGAAATACAATTCAGAGAAGCCCTTCGTGAGGCGATGAACGAAGAGATGAGAAAAGACCCCAAAATATTCCTTATGGGGGAAGAAGTGGCCGAATACAATGGTGCCTACAAGGTAAGCCAGGGTATGCTTGATGAGTTTGGGCCAGAAAGAGTGATCGACACGCCAATTGCTGAATTAGGCTTTGGTGGACTGGGTGTTGGTGCCGCTATGAACGGGCTGCGACCAATCATAGAATTTATGACCTTTAACTTCTCATTGGTAGCCATCGACCAAATCATTAACGGCGCTGCCAAAATGATGTCGATGTCGGGTGGGCAGTTCAATGTGCCTATCGTTTTCCGTGGACCTACAGGAAATGCAGGCCAGCTGAGCTCACAGCACTCACAAAACTTTGAAAATTGGTTTGCCAACACTCCTGGTTTGAAGGTGGTGGTGCCATCCAACCCATACGATGCCAAAGGCTTACTTAAGTCTTCCATCCGTGACGACGATCCGGTTATTTTCATGGAGTCGGAGCTGATGTACGGCGACAAAGGTGAAGTGCCTGAAAGTGAATACCTCATTCCGCTCGGCACAGCCAAGGTGGTGAGAGAGGGAAATGATGTAACCATCGTTTCTTTTGGTAAAATGATGAAAGTGGCTTTCGAAGCTGCCGATGCCCTTCAGCAGGAAGGAGTTTCAGCCGAGGTTATCGACTTGATGAGCGTACGCCCTATCGACTACGATACAGTGGTGAATTCGGTGAAGAAAACCAATAGGTTGGTGATTGTAGAAGAAGCCTGGCCTCTGGCGTCTATTGCTTCAGAAATCACTTACCACATCCAGCGCTACGCTTTCGATTACCTGGATGCGCCAGTAAGAAGAGTAACCAATCTGGATGTGCCACTGCCATACGCTCCTACATTGATAGAGTTCATTTTGCCGAACGCAAAGAAGACGATTGATGCTGTGAATGCGGTGATGTATCGCTAA
- a CDS encoding ATP-binding protein: MRFIRPTKVFLFVVLLSMPAAVFSQASTIDRLKAENGAYTGLDSVKVDMLNRLALENQFVSILEAFAYGREALELSVEIGYVNGEAYAYRNLGSSYAIRQDFVTAVQLLEKAQALFETIGSQRGVADCYISMGHVYRWQLDYFKAIEYQKKAADIYVKLDMPERYGVTLHNLGENYLLVGDLKTAQQVTQQATKIFMEVENKQVLTSCYKVFGQIAFERKDFKGAEGYFKEALAISDELGKDSQKEATFDVYLMLAKIYHQWGRRSDEEKMLKQGLLLAGDNVLLSQERRAYTQLVNHYFFYKEYELADKTFDAFSLINEKIYEQQKIEMANMMEQVLQTIKVANENELLKQERRLQEERITLQQYQIYFFVFSIALLGMLALLLVRSGRLRKKYTEELAATNELIEEKSKKLEELVRVKDKFFSIISHDLRSPISTLAQFVVMLKTSYKNFSDQEMEDVLEKFDSQLTSTLSLADDIILWAKAEINQAPGINDAFEVNKAIEAVVKVAAEQLRMKGIVLQSEIGNHLMVSANRDQLEFCIRNILSNSIKFTPTGGHIGIGTFSEGNMVAVKIEDNGTGISLEKQSILFQSPLKQSEGELGTDGEKGKGLGLYLVNDFIKKNGGRVEVSSEEGKGSVFTLYIPVATAS; this comes from the coding sequence TTGAGATTTATCCGGCCAACCAAAGTTTTTCTTTTTGTTGTTCTGCTTTCTATGCCCGCCGCTGTTTTTTCGCAAGCGAGCACTATTGATAGATTGAAAGCAGAAAACGGAGCCTATACCGGCTTGGACAGTGTAAAAGTTGATATGCTCAACAGACTGGCCCTTGAAAATCAGTTTGTTTCTATTCTCGAAGCATTTGCTTACGGACGTGAGGCACTGGAACTAAGTGTGGAAATTGGCTACGTGAACGGTGAAGCCTATGCCTACCGAAACCTTGGAAGCAGCTATGCGATACGTCAGGATTTTGTCACTGCTGTGCAACTGTTGGAGAAAGCGCAGGCACTTTTCGAGACAATTGGCTCGCAAAGAGGAGTGGCCGACTGTTATATTTCCATGGGGCATGTGTACAGATGGCAGCTTGACTACTTCAAAGCCATTGAATATCAAAAAAAGGCCGCTGATATCTATGTAAAGCTTGATATGCCAGAGCGTTATGGTGTCACTCTTCATAATCTTGGTGAGAACTACCTTCTGGTAGGCGACCTGAAAACAGCGCAACAAGTTACCCAGCAGGCTACAAAGATTTTCATGGAGGTGGAGAATAAGCAGGTGTTAACATCATGTTACAAGGTGTTTGGACAAATTGCCTTTGAGAGGAAAGATTTTAAAGGTGCCGAAGGATATTTCAAGGAGGCGCTGGCTATTTCCGACGAGCTGGGCAAAGATTCTCAAAAAGAAGCCACATTTGATGTTTACTTGATGCTGGCTAAAATTTATCACCAATGGGGGCGGAGGTCTGACGAGGAGAAAATGCTTAAGCAGGGCCTTTTATTAGCTGGAGATAACGTGCTGCTTTCGCAGGAACGGCGGGCCTACACACAACTTGTTAACCATTATTTTTTCTACAAGGAATATGAGTTGGCAGACAAAACTTTTGATGCTTTCAGTCTTATCAACGAAAAAATATACGAGCAGCAAAAAATAGAAATGGCCAATATGATGGAGCAAGTGCTTCAAACGATAAAGGTGGCCAATGAGAATGAGCTGCTCAAGCAGGAAAGGCGGTTGCAGGAAGAAAGGATTACGCTGCAGCAATATCAGATTTACTTTTTTGTGTTTTCCATTGCCTTGCTCGGTATGTTGGCACTTCTTTTGGTTCGTTCAGGCAGGCTGCGGAAGAAGTATACCGAGGAACTGGCCGCAACAAACGAATTGATAGAAGAGAAATCGAAAAAGCTTGAAGAGTTGGTGCGGGTAAAGGACAAGTTCTTCTCCATCATATCTCACGACCTTCGCAGCCCCATAAGTACCCTGGCCCAGTTTGTGGTGATGTTGAAGACTAGCTACAAAAATTTTTCTGATCAGGAAATGGAGGATGTGCTTGAAAAGTTTGACTCGCAACTGACCTCGACACTTTCGCTGGCCGATGATATCATTCTTTGGGCGAAAGCAGAGATTAATCAGGCTCCCGGAATAAATGATGCTTTTGAAGTAAATAAAGCCATAGAAGCTGTGGTCAAGGTGGCAGCTGAGCAGCTGCGAATGAAAGGAATTGTTTTGCAGTCAGAAATTGGCAACCACCTGATGGTGTCAGCAAACAGGGATCAGCTGGAGTTTTGCATTAGGAATATTCTAAGCAACTCGATAAAGTTCACGCCTACAGGCGGGCACATCGGTATCGGCACCTTTTCCGAAGGAAACATGGTGGCTGTGAAAATAGAAGATAACGGAACCGGTATTTCGCTTGAAAAGCAAAGTATACTGTTTCAAAGCCCGTTGAAACAGAGTGAAGGAGAATTGGGCACCGACGGCGAAAAGGGTAAAGGGCTAGGACTGTACCTTGTGAATGACTTTATAAAGAAAAACGGAGGCAGGGTGGAAGTGTCCAGTGAAGAGGGGAAAGGCTCCGTTTTCACACTCTATATTCCCGTTGCCACGGCGTCATAG